The proteins below are encoded in one region of Parvicella tangerina:
- the cyoE gene encoding heme o synthase — translation MAENTEIISSKVKQYSKVQDFVALGKLRLASLVVFSAALGYLIALPSIAHFDWVSFGALVIGGFLVTAASNAFNQVWERNLDVKMDRTKDRPVAAGRLSAKEAVLFAVFSGVLGEVMLFMLNPLSGALGLLAMVMYVLLYTPLKTVSPIAVFVGAFPGSIPPMLGYIAVTGEFGWFPGVLFLTQFFWQFPHFWAIAWNIHDDYLKAGFRLLPSKGGRTKGSAFQIFIYSAALIPIGILPCIQLTPEMEPMCSSYAVFVLIPLGLMKTIPAMRLYQTLNKKYAKQLMFASFIYLPVAQLAYYFFKL, via the coding sequence TTGGCTGAAAACACAGAAATTATTAGTTCAAAGGTAAAGCAATATTCTAAGGTACAAGATTTTGTAGCGTTGGGCAAGTTGAGGCTAGCTTCATTAGTCGTTTTTTCAGCTGCACTTGGTTATCTGATTGCGCTTCCATCCATTGCTCATTTTGATTGGGTTTCCTTTGGAGCTTTAGTCATTGGCGGTTTTTTGGTTACTGCGGCATCCAATGCCTTTAATCAAGTCTGGGAGAGAAACCTGGATGTTAAAATGGATCGAACAAAGGATCGTCCCGTTGCCGCTGGTAGGTTATCTGCAAAGGAAGCAGTGTTATTTGCTGTTTTTTCGGGAGTTTTGGGAGAGGTAATGCTCTTTATGCTCAACCCTTTAAGTGGAGCTTTGGGCTTACTAGCTATGGTTATGTATGTTTTGCTTTACACACCTTTGAAGACGGTTTCTCCAATAGCTGTTTTTGTGGGTGCTTTCCCTGGTAGCATTCCTCCAATGTTGGGTTATATTGCTGTAACGGGTGAGTTTGGCTGGTTTCCAGGAGTACTTTTTTTAACGCAATTCTTTTGGCAGTTTCCGCATTTCTGGGCGATCGCATGGAATATTCACGATGATTACTTAAAAGCAGGTTTTCGTTTGCTACCCAGCAAGGGTGGTAGAACAAAAGGGAGCGCTTTTCAGATCTTTATTTACAGTGCAGCACTAATTCCTATAGGTATTTTACCCTGTATTCAATTGACTCCTGAAATGGAACCCATGTGTTCGTCTTATGCAGTTTTTGTGCTCATACCGTTGGGTCTGATGAAAACAATTCCAGCAATGAGATTGTATCAAACATTGAATAAAAAATATGCTAAACAGTTGATGTTTGCCTCGTTTATCTACCTCCCAGTTGCGCAGTTGGCGTATTATTTCTTTAAGCTTTAA